One window of Bos javanicus breed banteng chromosome 1, ARS-OSU_banteng_1.0, whole genome shotgun sequence genomic DNA carries:
- the CLDN17 gene encoding claudin-17 encodes MAFYPLQIAGLVLGFFGMIGTLTTTLLPQWRVSAFIGSNIIVFERVWEGLWMNCVRQAKDKLQCKVYDSLLALPPALEAARALMCVAVALSVIALLVGICGMKKIQCTGSNRRAKAYLVGISGVLFILTGIFVLIPVCWMANNIIRDFYNPAVHVGQKRELGASLFVGWATTAVLIIGGVLLCGFCCCNRNTPRHRYLAPGRRVPHARNPPRPVAVLSRTSTSYV; translated from the coding sequence ATGGCATTTTATCCACTGCAAATCGCTGGACTGGTTCTTGGGTTCTTCGGCATGATCGGGACCCTTACCACAACTCTTCTGCCTCAGTGGAGAGTATCGGCTTTTATTGGCAGCAACATTATTGTCTTCGAAAGGGTCTGGGAAGGCCTCTGGATGAACTGCGTCCGACAAGCCAAGGATAAGTTGCAGTGCAAGGTCTATGATTCTTTGCtggccctccctcctgccctagAGGCAGCCCGGGCCCTCATGTGTGTGGCTGTAGCCTTATCTGTGATTGCTCTGCTTGTTGGTATCTGTGGCATGAAGAAGATTCAGTGCACAGGCTCTAACCGGAGGGCAAAAGCATACCTCGTGGGAATTTCCGGAGTCCTCTTTATCCTGACCGGCATCTTCGTTCTGATTCCGGTGTGCTGGATGGCCAATAACATCATCAGGGATTTCTACAACCCAGCGGTCCACGTGGGTCAGAAACGAGAACTGGGAGCTTCACTCTTCGTCGGCTGGGCCACTACCGCGGTCCTCATCATCGGAGGGGTTCTGCTCTGTGGGTTCTGCTGTTGCAACCGAAACACGCCAAGGCACAGATATTTAGCCCCTGGGCGTCGTGTGCCACACGCACGTAATCCACCACGGCCAGTGGCAGTGCTCAGTAGGACTTCCACCAGTTACGTCTAA